From a region of the Salvelinus fontinalis isolate EN_2023a chromosome 13, ASM2944872v1, whole genome shotgun sequence genome:
- the gltpd2b gene encoding glycolipid transfer protein domain-containing protein 2 isoform X1: protein MGIKGKAALAIVVLLFFLGSMWLQGSLDYQWDSCLKGYIQINSPRHLSNGSEADSDEDGAILEVCPGQKFQASELLSHLLAALGPTNDVLLQPYLASWDELIKFMEALGPMVGLISQEIEAKTSIIRDLILREAGSSDEGEVSLALVLVSGTRVHGGGQEETEASVAAPSSAYLSLRSMIHTELSRGLVDFQQMTESGCRTLLRLHRALLWLQVFLEKLGEGPVGGRLRSPSELCREAYQHTLAHHHSWFVRRAAEIAFIAMPERGFFYRLVCVTNQEEASVVLNRVVRAIGEVYDRTQGVLEEHGMLDLP, encoded by the exons ATGGGGATAAAGGGCAAGGCGGCTTTGGCCATCGTGGTTCTACTGTTCTTCCTTGGCTCCATGTGGCTCC AAGGAAGTTTGGATTACCAGTGGGACTCTTGTCTTAAAGGTTACATTCAGATAAACAGT CCCCGCCATCTGTCCAATGGCAGTGAGGCTGATAGTGATGAGGACGGGGCCATATTGGAGGTGTGTCCCGGTCAGAAGTTCCAGGCGTCGGAGCTGCTGTCTCACCTGCTGGCTGCGCTGGGACCCACCAATGACGTGCTGCTGCAGCCTTATCTGGCCAGTTGGGACGAGCTTATCAA GTTCATGGAGGCTCTTGGACCGATGGTTGGACTCATATCTCAGGAGATTGAAGCCAAAACTTCCATAATTCGCGACCTGATCCTGCGGGAGGCAGGTAGCAGCGATGAGGGAGAAGTGAGCCTAGccttggtgttggtgtctggtacCAGAGTGCATGGTGGTggacaggaggagacagaggcCTCCGTGGCAGCGCCAAGCAGTGCCTACCTGTCTTTGCGCTCTATGATCCACACTGAGTTGAGCCGGGGCCTGGTAGACTTCCAGCAGATGACAGAATCTGGGTGTCGTACTCTGCTCCGGCTGCACCGGGCCCTGTTGTGGCTGCAGGTCTTCCTGGAAAAGCTGGGGGAGGGGCCTGTGGGCGGCCGGTTGCGGAGCCCCTCGGAGCTCTGCCGTGAGGCCTATCAGCACACCCTGGCCCACCACCACTCCTGGTTTGTACGCAGGGCAGCAGAGATAGCCTTCATCGCCATGCCTGAGCGGGGATTCTTCTACAGGCTGGTGTGTGTGACAAACCAGGAAGAGGCCAGCGTGGTGCTGAACAGGGTGGTCCGGGCCATCGGAGAGGTGTATGACAGAACTCAGGGGGTCCTGGAGGAGCATGGCATGCTGGACCTGCCGTAG
- the gltpd2b gene encoding glycolipid transfer protein domain-containing protein 2 isoform X2, whose protein sequence is MPRHLSNGSEADSDEDGAILEVCPGQKFQASELLSHLLAALGPTNDVLLQPYLASWDELIKFMEALGPMVGLISQEIEAKTSIIRDLILREAGSSDEGEVSLALVLVSGTRVHGGGQEETEASVAAPSSAYLSLRSMIHTELSRGLVDFQQMTESGCRTLLRLHRALLWLQVFLEKLGEGPVGGRLRSPSELCREAYQHTLAHHHSWFVRRAAEIAFIAMPERGFFYRLVCVTNQEEASVVLNRVVRAIGEVYDRTQGVLEEHGMLDLP, encoded by the exons ATG CCCCGCCATCTGTCCAATGGCAGTGAGGCTGATAGTGATGAGGACGGGGCCATATTGGAGGTGTGTCCCGGTCAGAAGTTCCAGGCGTCGGAGCTGCTGTCTCACCTGCTGGCTGCGCTGGGACCCACCAATGACGTGCTGCTGCAGCCTTATCTGGCCAGTTGGGACGAGCTTATCAA GTTCATGGAGGCTCTTGGACCGATGGTTGGACTCATATCTCAGGAGATTGAAGCCAAAACTTCCATAATTCGCGACCTGATCCTGCGGGAGGCAGGTAGCAGCGATGAGGGAGAAGTGAGCCTAGccttggtgttggtgtctggtacCAGAGTGCATGGTGGTggacaggaggagacagaggcCTCCGTGGCAGCGCCAAGCAGTGCCTACCTGTCTTTGCGCTCTATGATCCACACTGAGTTGAGCCGGGGCCTGGTAGACTTCCAGCAGATGACAGAATCTGGGTGTCGTACTCTGCTCCGGCTGCACCGGGCCCTGTTGTGGCTGCAGGTCTTCCTGGAAAAGCTGGGGGAGGGGCCTGTGGGCGGCCGGTTGCGGAGCCCCTCGGAGCTCTGCCGTGAGGCCTATCAGCACACCCTGGCCCACCACCACTCCTGGTTTGTACGCAGGGCAGCAGAGATAGCCTTCATCGCCATGCCTGAGCGGGGATTCTTCTACAGGCTGGTGTGTGTGACAAACCAGGAAGAGGCCAGCGTGGTGCTGAACAGGGTGGTCCGGGCCATCGGAGAGGTGTATGACAGAACTCAGGGGGTCCTGGAGGAGCATGGCATGCTGGACCTGCCGTAG